A single genomic interval of Daucus carota subsp. sativus chromosome 1, DH1 v3.0, whole genome shotgun sequence harbors:
- the LOC108208225 gene encoding protein LOW PSII ACCUMULATION 1, chloroplastic, with the protein MSVIITSSFGHHPKLSALSRQIIPENSVYIFPTVTITISPIQLRRKGLRFSLTCFASDKPSPSPQFSTDAKIRSEVLSPFRSVRMFFYLAFIASASLGGLIATTQLIGALSNPSRADEVTKILEGLGIDISAVSVCAFLYSRDNNAKNAQLARLTREENLSNLKLRVDEKKVIPVGDFRGIARLVLVSGPSSFISKSFKLSEPFTESLLERGVLVVPFATDGELPDFEFDDSEDMKELTERRKRLWQLKPVFSTEWSEWLDEQKKLANVSTESPVYLSLRLSGRVRGSGVGYPPWNAFVAQLPPTKGLWSGLLDGMDGPV; encoded by the exons ATGAGTGTGATCATCACCTCTAGTTTCGGCCACCATCCGAAATTATCGGCCCTTTCCCGCCAAATTATCCCGGAAAATTCGGTGTACATCTTCCCCACTGTCACTATCACCATCTCTCCAATACAGTTGCGCAGGAAGGGCCTGCGTTTCTCACTCACTTGCTTTGCTTCTGATAAGCCATCCCCATCTCCCCAATTCAG TACGGATGCGAAGATACGGAGTGAAGTTCTTTCGCCATTTAGATCAGTTCGGATGTTTTTTTATCTTGCCTTTATTGCCAGTGCGTCCCTAGGAGGACTGATAGCTACTACCCAGCTTATTGGTGCACTGTCAAATCCCTCAAGAGCGGATGAAGTCACTAAAATTCTCGAGGGTCTTGGCATAGATATTTCAGCTGTATCTGTATGCGCGTTTCTTTATTCCAGGGATAACAATGCTAAGAACGCCCAGTTGGCTAGACTGACAAGAGAGGAAAACCTTTCGAATCTTAAGCTTCGTGTGGATGAGAAGAAGGTTATTCCTGTCGGCGATTTTAGAGGAATTGCTCGCCTTGTATTGGTTTCTGGCCCTTCATCTTTCATTTCTAAATCTTTTAAACTAAGTGAACCTTTCACCGAAAGTCTTCTGGAAAGAGGTGTTCTCGTCGTCCCTTTTGCCACGGATGGGGAATTACCTGATTTCGAGTTTGATGATAGTGAAGATATGAAGGAGCTGACtgaaagaaggaaaaggctttGGCAGCTAAAACCTGTTTTTTCGACTGAGTGGTCCGA GTGGTTAGATGAACAAAAGAAACTGGCTAATGTTTCAACAGAATCTCCTGT GTATTTATCCCTGCGCTTGAGCGGTCGTGTTCGTGGTAGTGGAGTTGGATACCCTCCTTGGAATGCTTTCGTCGCACAACTACCACCAACAAAGGGACTATGGTCAGGTCTTTTAGATGGCATGGATGGACCAGTTTGA